The Gemmatimonadota bacterium DNA window TGCCCCGGCGGGAACGCCCGCGTCGCGCCCTTGCGGTGCACGCACACCCGCCGCTCCTGCCCGCCCACCTCGTGCGTCTCCCACTTGGCAATGTTGTGCGCCACGTCGTAGACGACGCTCAACCCCAGCTCGCCCCACGGCCGGCCGAACACCTGCTCGAACGCCTCGCGCACCCGGTGCGCCATCATCTGGCGGTTGGCGAAGGCGAAGTTCGCCGCCGCTGTCATGGCACCCATGTAGCGGCGCGCCTCGGGTGCGGCCAGCGGCGCGCAGGCCAGTTGCCGGTCGGGCAACTCGATCCCGTACTTGGCGGCAGCACGCAACATGACCTGGATGAAGTCGTCGCACACCTGGTAGCCCAGGCCGCGGGAGCCCGAGTGGATGAAGACCGTCACTGTGCCCGGCTCGAGCCCCAGCCGCGCGGCGGCGGCCACGTCGTACACCTCGTCCACCCAGCCCACCTCGATGAAGTGGTTGCCCGAGCCGACCGTGCCGAGCTGGTTGCGGCCGCGCTCGACGGCGCGGTCGCTCACGGCCTCCGCATCGGCGCCGTCCAGCGCGCCGCCCCCCTCGATCCGCTCCAGATCGCCGGCGGCACCGTAGCCGTGTGCCACCGCCCAGTGCGCGCCCTGGCGCAGCACCCGCCGCACCTCTGCTTCGCTCAGCTTGAAGCCGCGGTACCCCGCGCCTAGGCCGGCCGGGATATCCGCGAACAGGCGGTCCATCAGCTTGGCCAGCCGCGGGCGCACCGCGTCGCGCTCGAGGCCCGAACGCAGCAGACGAACGCCGCAATTGATGTCGTAGCCCACGCCGCCAGGGCTGACCACCCCACCCTCGTCGGGATCGAAGGCGGCGACGCCGCCAATGGCAAAGCCATACCCCCAGTGGATGTCCGGCATGCCGATCGACCGGCCCACAATGCCCGGCAGGCAGGCCACGTTCGCCACCTGCTGCGCCGCCTGGTCCCCCCGGATGTCCTGCATGAGACCGCGGTCCGCGTAGATCAGCCCCTCGACCCGCATCTTCCCTTGCCGCGGGATCAGCCAGCGGTATTCGTCGAGCTGCCGGATCTCCATCCTTGCCCTTCCCTTCCCTTCACCCGCAGGCTCGGGCTGGGGCTAAACGTCGAAGATCACGCGCGCCCGCCACTCGCCCCCACGC harbors:
- a CDS encoding RtcB family protein, whose translation is MEIRQLDEYRWLIPRQGKMRVEGLIYADRGLMQDIRGDQAAQQVANVACLPGIVGRSIGMPDIHWGYGFAIGGVAAFDPDEGGVVSPGGVGYDINCGVRLLRSGLERDAVRPRLAKLMDRLFADIPAGLGAGYRGFKLSEAEVRRVLRQGAHWAVAHGYGAAGDLERIEGGGALDGADAEAVSDRAVERGRNQLGTVGSGNHFIEVGWVDEVYDVAAAARLGLEPGTVTVFIHSGSRGLGYQVCDDFIQVMLRAAAKYGIELPDRQLACAPLAAPEARRYMGAMTAAANFAFANRQMMAHRVREAFEQVFGRPWGELGLSVVYDVAHNIAKWETHEVGGQERRVCVHRKGATRAFPPGHPELALAFRDLGQPVLIPGDMGRYSYVLLGTEAAYRETFGSTCHGAGRRMSRTQAKKTARRRDLRQEFEERGIEVRASSFATVAEEIPEAYKDVADVVDVVDRAGIGRKVARLRPMGVLKG